One part of the Treponema peruense genome encodes these proteins:
- a CDS encoding alpha-amylase family glycosyl hydrolase, translated as MKKLLCLFTAVFALGFFSCKNDTSEPNAPSPETPTTKVTYPQFSPIGGFYKEEQTVTISCEGSTAIYYTILKPAIGTDGKWDETAWQKAVKNSKPTENSTKYTEPFKVSEQCIIRTMAVKSDGSKNYAMTCFDFDTDRSTDFSGPMSPDNPASENWQDQSIYFILTDRFFNGDTSNDKVQGLKDQNGNAYDESIVLPGQPASSYNGGDIEGVRQKLKYIKDMGFTAIWMTPPVKCQIAESNYHGFHGYWASDFTKVDSHMGTLEQYQRFVKEAHKMGLYVIQDIVVNHTGDYQKINKEFTYDMVKASEGNISESDFYLEPKSVPFNHPEQLPWALNNLNDLTADEFKNNAFYHYNPGISDFTNQATMYTHSSSDLDDMVTENPVVRNLLRGYFRYWIDKCGIDGYRIDTAKYVEPDFFNDFINSTEPGNMGVRAYGKSLGKSDFINFGEAWDTSETLVGSYTKDESGNPRMDGMIYFPLKFVITDTISSGSKTSAISSILAKRYTKGYYADPNRLVTFIDNHDTDRWGQTMKGNTELMKAAYGIIYTIPGIPQVYYGSEQGFDGECRAGMFAGSYLSPGLKQTEDKFDTTNDWYKYFTNLNKMRSENRVFRYNSLYTLQDTDDSAGILAYIVRESDPDDPKKFLAGVGNKAIYIMNTAPTDKVLDASYRNLAAGDKFELVPYEGVSVCPATGTQITKSFTATADGTKGNVKLVVPANSCAIYILTEAGAEITQAECTLTVDSVPTENVTENEITIKGTSSVTGTVKLVLNGDYSLATGIEATANTQFSVNMNVGAYSNGKISIQLIQIVDGITCYSETSYFTIERPFKLIAKIIDPQNDDNGVGIAKGILKKPTEKTFKGQFDIEGVDVYRSGNDIRLGVKMNSISRSWDPGSNFFDHVVFFIFISDGDDDGCEYHPKNNYKLPDSFGKWDYMYQCNGWGSGYYSKEGATETSLGKAVTPAPKNTPAVAWEKLSAEAGQDIVEKDLDWSDYSPEIGSVWEDKPGMIWFTISAASIGYPKNIDGYKIYINNFDFDMGSPRGMIDGEPETWKFGTGSIPKDNCPAVVDETDSVIIIK; from the coding sequence ATGAAAAAATTATTGTGTTTATTTACTGCTGTTTTTGCGCTTGGATTCTTCTCGTGCAAAAATGACACTTCAGAACCGAATGCACCCAGTCCTGAAACCCCTACTACAAAAGTAACATATCCGCAGTTTAGTCCAATAGGTGGTTTTTATAAAGAAGAGCAAACTGTAACAATCAGTTGTGAAGGTTCAACTGCCATTTATTATACAATTTTAAAACCTGCAATCGGAACAGACGGTAAATGGGATGAAACAGCCTGGCAGAAAGCTGTAAAAAATTCAAAACCGACAGAAAATTCTACAAAATATACAGAGCCTTTCAAGGTTTCTGAACAGTGTATAATTAGAACGATGGCTGTAAAATCAGACGGTTCAAAAAATTATGCAATGACATGTTTTGACTTTGATACTGACCGTTCAACAGATTTTTCGGGTCCAATGAGTCCTGATAATCCGGCAAGCGAAAACTGGCAGGATCAGTCAATTTATTTTATTCTTACAGACAGATTCTTTAACGGCGACACATCAAACGATAAAGTTCAGGGACTTAAAGATCAAAACGGCAATGCTTACGATGAAAGTATAGTTCTTCCCGGACAACCTGCTTCCAGCTATAATGGAGGAGACATTGAAGGTGTGCGCCAGAAACTTAAGTATATAAAAGATATGGGATTCACTGCAATTTGGATGACACCTCCTGTAAAATGTCAGATTGCAGAAAGTAATTATCACGGCTTCCACGGATACTGGGCAAGTGATTTTACAAAAGTTGATTCCCATATGGGCACATTGGAGCAGTACCAGCGGTTTGTAAAAGAAGCCCACAAAATGGGACTTTATGTAATTCAGGATATTGTTGTAAACCATACAGGTGATTATCAGAAAATCAACAAAGAATTTACATATGACATGGTAAAAGCTTCTGAAGGAAATATTTCAGAAAGTGACTTTTATCTTGAACCAAAATCAGTTCCGTTCAATCATCCTGAACAGCTTCCGTGGGCATTGAATAATTTGAATGACCTTACAGCAGATGAATTCAAAAACAATGCATTCTATCATTACAATCCCGGAATCAGTGATTTTACAAACCAGGCTACAATGTATACCCATTCTTCCAGCGACCTTGATGATATGGTTACAGAAAATCCTGTTGTAAGAAATCTTCTTCGCGGATATTTCAGATACTGGATTGACAAGTGTGGAATTGACGGTTACAGAATTGATACTGCAAAATATGTTGAACCTGATTTCTTCAATGATTTTATAAATTCAACTGAACCCGGAAACATGGGTGTAAGAGCATACGGAAAGTCATTGGGAAAAAGTGATTTTATAAACTTTGGTGAAGCGTGGGATACCAGCGAAACTCTTGTTGGCAGTTATACAAAAGATGAAAGCGGTAATCCCAGAATGGACGGTATGATTTACTTTCCGCTTAAATTTGTAATTACAGATACAATCAGTTCTGGAAGCAAGACAAGTGCAATTTCTTCGATTCTCGCTAAACGCTATACTAAAGGCTATTATGCCGATCCTAACAGACTTGTAACTTTCATTGACAATCATGACACAGACCGCTGGGGTCAGACAATGAAGGGCAACACAGAGTTAATGAAGGCTGCTTACGGAATTATTTATACAATTCCTGGAATTCCGCAGGTCTATTATGGTTCTGAACAGGGCTTTGACGGAGAATGTCGTGCCGGTATGTTTGCAGGAAGTTATCTTTCACCGGGATTAAAACAGACAGAAGACAAGTTTGATACAACCAATGACTGGTACAAGTATTTTACGAACCTTAACAAAATGCGCTCAGAAAACCGCGTGTTCCGCTACAACAGTTTGTATACTTTGCAGGATACAGATGACAGTGCTGGAATTCTTGCATATATAGTTCGTGAAAGTGATCCTGATGATCCCAAAAAATTCCTTGCAGGTGTTGGAAACAAAGCAATTTATATTATGAATACAGCACCTACAGATAAAGTTCTTGATGCCTCTTACCGCAATCTTGCTGCAGGAGATAAATTTGAACTTGTTCCTTACGAAGGCGTTTCTGTATGCCCAGCAACTGGAACTCAGATTACAAAATCATTTACAGCTACTGCTGACGGAACAAAAGGTAATGTAAAACTTGTTGTTCCTGCAAACAGTTGTGCAATTTATATTCTTACAGAAGCCGGTGCAGAAATTACACAGGCAGAATGTACTCTTACAGTTGACAGTGTTCCTACAGAAAATGTAACAGAAAACGAAATTACAATAAAAGGAACTTCTTCTGTTACAGGAACTGTTAAGCTTGTTCTTAACGGTGACTATTCTCTTGCTACAGGTATTGAAGCAACAGCCAATACTCAATTTTCTGTAAATATGAATGTGGGTGCATATTCTAACGGAAAAATTTCTATTCAACTTATTCAGATTGTTGACGGAATTACGTGTTATTCTGAAACATCATATTTTACTATTGAAAGACCGTTTAAACTTATAGCTAAAATCATAGATCCTCAGAATGATGACAACGGTGTTGGAATTGCAAAGGGAATTCTTAAAAAACCAACAGAAAAGACCTTCAAGGGACAGTTTGATATAGAAGGTGTTGATGTTTACAGAAGCGGTAATGATATTCGTCTTGGAGTAAAGATGAATTCAATTTCAAGAAGCTGGGATCCAGGTTCCAATTTCTTTGATCATGTTGTTTTCTTTATCTTTATTTCTGACGGTGATGATGACGGATGCGAATATCATCCAAAAAATAATTACAAACTTCCGGACTCATTCGGCAAGTGGGATTATATGTATCAGTGCAACGGTTGGGGAAGCGGATATTACTCTAAAGAAGGAGCAACAGAAACTTCTCTTGGAAAGGCTGTAACTCCTGCACCAAAAAATACACCTGCTGTTGCCTGGGAAAAACTTTCTGCAGAAGCCGGTCAAGATATAGTAGAAAAAGATTTGGACTGGTCTGACTATTCTCCTGAAATCGGTTCTGTTTGGGAAGATAAACCCGGAATGATTTGGTTTACAATCAGTGCAGCCTCTATTGGTTATCCAAAAAATATTGACGGTTACAAAATCTACATTAACAACTTTGACTTCGACATGGGAAGTCCGCGCGGAATGATAGATGGAGAGCCAGAAACTTGGAAATTCGGAACAGGTTCAATACCTAAAGATAACTGTCCTGCAGTTGTAGATGAAACTGATTCTGTAATTATTATTAAATAA
- a CDS encoding alpha-amylase family glycosyl hydrolase, whose translation MKKNVLTKAFLALVAASSICMIGCPNGTTEEPDGPDVAVGTLGTPDPVLLASAKAASELDPKNENLIIFYKRADSDYSKYGLWLWPDGTSEGQNGYDLTAGKAKTKTIDGTTIAYWNISELCASDTKLMACIKEKGKMGKIIRDSGWTKDPDGDQFMDMSEGMHFLTLTKDPTLYIVSDSYDPTIAAASAVTKDSIKVSLSVKYGLETSASSNGFTVVAADGTEIAVNDVLNYNAQNNRNRNFADTLLLKLSSDIDLEKEWYVKNSIFKPEAGVKVSKIAAIKAAYKDYIYKGTDLGLTLNGTKASFKTWAPVASDVQLLLFKDSSQLVTEDSVVKMTSDEYGIWSVSDVDVSSFKYYKFRITNEGVTRDVCDIYAKVASGDSVAAQIADINDAETQPAGWESAYRNPFSGEYTDAVIYEMHIRDWSRATVTDSTGKFLDIANSDAVINHLKELGVTHVQILPMFDYAEKNADKNYNWGYNPYHYNVPEGRYVTEGYTDGTQAVKEMREMILALHKAGIAVNMDVVYNHTSGTGEYSLYDSTIPYYYYRMKEDGSYSDGSGCGNETDSEAPMFRSYMIESLKHWMKDYHINGFRFDLMGVHSKEAMTEVYNALKEIDPKVMVYGEPWTGGDCAVTDGMTGAINAGDFGVAAFDDDFRDAIKGAEFGGFKHGQVQGTYNDSGIITGLVGDTGKNKRNPTGKPGLALHYVECHDNYTLFDKLAISYWQTLNDTDKVTTGNLFTKIGAEGLATVREQDKLAAAYVFLSQGTPFINGGQEFLRTKRGDENSYKSSDQKNAIDLTFKDTYSDVYNTYKGLIALRKANPSAFGANTSASATTVKTGVTKYIAGNFLVYFNATEADVAIDATGYSKSVDVSSGTPTEVAVPASVAAKSFVILKK comes from the coding sequence ATGAAAAAGAATGTTTTGACAAAAGCATTCCTCGCGCTTGTGGCAGCCTCATCAATATGTATGATAGGATGTCCCAATGGAACAACTGAAGAGCCTGATGGTCCTGATGTGGCAGTCGGAACCCTGGGAACTCCTGATCCTGTACTTTTAGCATCCGCAAAAGCAGCGTCTGAACTTGACCCTAAGAATGAAAATTTAATTATTTTCTACAAAAGAGCAGATTCTGATTATTCTAAATATGGTCTCTGGCTTTGGCCAGACGGAACCAGTGAAGGACAGAACGGCTATGATTTAACAGCAGGCAAAGCAAAGACAAAAACTATTGATGGAACTACAATTGCTTACTGGAATATAAGCGAACTTTGTGCAAGTGATACAAAACTTATGGCTTGCATTAAAGAAAAAGGAAAAATGGGAAAAATTATCCGCGATTCAGGATGGACAAAAGATCCTGATGGTGACCAGTTTATGGATATGTCAGAAGGAATGCATTTTTTGACATTGACAAAAGATCCTACTTTGTATATTGTTTCTGATTCATATGATCCGACAATTGCAGCTGCTTCTGCTGTTACTAAAGATTCTATTAAAGTATCTCTATCTGTAAAATACGGACTTGAAACTTCGGCTTCAAGCAACGGATTTACAGTTGTTGCAGCTGACGGTACAGAGATTGCTGTAAATGATGTTCTTAATTATAATGCACAGAACAATCGTAACAGAAACTTTGCAGATACTCTTCTTTTGAAACTTTCTTCAGATATTGATTTGGAAAAAGAATGGTATGTAAAGAATTCAATATTCAAGCCGGAGGCCGGAGTGAAGGTTTCAAAAATTGCCGCTATTAAAGCTGCATATAAAGATTATATTTATAAAGGAACAGATCTTGGTCTGACTCTTAACGGAACAAAAGCATCATTCAAAACATGGGCACCTGTTGCCAGTGATGTTCAGCTTTTGTTGTTTAAGGACTCATCTCAGTTGGTAACAGAAGATTCTGTTGTAAAAATGACTTCTGACGAATATGGAATCTGGAGCGTTTCTGACGTTGATGTTTCTTCATTCAAATATTATAAGTTCAGAATTACAAATGAAGGTGTAACAAGAGATGTTTGCGATATTTATGCAAAAGTTGCCAGCGGTGATTCTGTAGCAGCCCAGATTGCAGATATCAATGATGCAGAAACTCAGCCGGCAGGTTGGGAAAGTGCATATAGAAATCCGTTCTCAGGTGAGTATACAGATGCTGTAATTTATGAAATGCATATCCGTGACTGGAGCCGTGCCACAGTAACTGATTCAACAGGCAAATTCCTTGATATTGCAAATTCAGATGCTGTTATTAATCATCTTAAGGAGTTGGGCGTAACTCATGTTCAGATTCTTCCTATGTTTGATTATGCAGAAAAGAATGCTGATAAAAACTACAACTGGGGTTACAATCCTTATCACTATAATGTACCTGAAGGACGCTATGTAACTGAAGGTTATACAGATGGTACCCAGGCTGTTAAGGAAATGCGCGAAATGATTCTTGCACTTCATAAAGCAGGTATCGCTGTAAATATGGATGTTGTTTATAACCATACAAGCGGTACTGGAGAGTATTCTCTCTATGATTCTACAATTCCGTATTACTACTACAGAATGAAAGAAGACGGCTCATATTCAGACGGTTCCGGCTGTGGAAACGAAACTGACTCTGAAGCTCCTATGTTCCGCTCTTATATGATTGAATCTCTCAAGCACTGGATGAAAGATTACCATATTAACGGATTCCGCTTTGATCTTATGGGTGTTCACTCAAAAGAAGCAATGACAGAAGTCTACAATGCTCTTAAAGAAATTGACCCGAAGGTAATGGTATACGGTGAACCATGGACTGGCGGTGATTGTGCAGTTACAGACGGAATGACAGGTGCTATCAATGCCGGAGACTTTGGTGTTGCTGCCTTTGATGATGACTTCCGCGATGCAATTAAGGGTGCCGAATTCGGTGGTTTCAAACATGGACAAGTCCAGGGAACATACAATGACAGTGGTATTATAACAGGTCTTGTTGGAGATACAGGAAAGAATAAACGCAATCCAACAGGAAAGCCGGGGCTTGCTCTTCATTATGTTGAGTGCCATGACAACTATACACTGTTTGACAAACTTGCTATTTCTTACTGGCAGACACTGAATGATACTGACAAAGTAACTACAGGTAATTTATTTACAAAGATTGGTGCAGAGGGTCTTGCAACTGTCAGAGAGCAGGATAAACTTGCCGCTGCCTATGTATTCTTAAGTCAGGGTACTCCGTTTATTAACGGCGGCCAGGAATTCCTGAGAACAAAGCGCGGTGATGAAAATAGCTACAAGTCTAGTGATCAGAAAAATGCCATCGACCTCACCTTTAAAGACACTTACTCCGATGTTTACAATACATACAAAGGTTTAATCGCTCTTCGAAAAGCAAACCCATCTGCATTCGGAGCAAACACTTCTGCAAGTGCAACTACAGTTAAAACTGGTGTAACAAAGTACATAGCAGGCAACTTCCTCGTATACTTTAACGCAACAGAAGCGGATGTCGCTATCGATGCAACAGGTTACTCAAAATCCGTAGATGTATCTTCAGGTACTCCTACAGAAGTTGCTGTTCCTGCAAGTGTTGCTGCAAAATCATTTGTAATTCTTAAAAAATAA
- a CDS encoding glycogen-binding domain-containing protein, which yields MKKIIAFISTLLVLSAAVFADVSVKKRDDGKVEVTFFYGNPRATEVLLAGDFNNWQDGAEAMTKTDKGFTMTKVVPAGTIMKYKFISDGNWTADLKAPDTVDDGFGGKNGLVDVDTLVAAQGGGDSGAKKSGIKFISWTMLGTQSNFKTQGAVDKTKKGFDFDSQSVGLKSYNKLTGNALPGVPFYVEIALAEREIEDYTGEKKVTYVAKKTDSNDWEIDPVDGLKQLGSDLLSSPVAYLANATDNSNSGAKGPGTNPFLGHLKFGFDTAWVKYYTGFNYAKMEVRQPVIWKTVDGNWDAGYNHVGGFASFSTGDKINNLFADSGVTLDAGFIPNKTADRKGTKYGYIGWLGASMLNGDVVVDLQSNGAYDGTLIFDDPVEHDFIVGAKAKFADLGLKVAAQALFATHQKSSADLEADGASSVADWSGYSTDIWYRNTENGLQNLAGNVQLSYEDSDKVWGAGVEYRMRGAQASLLYVRQNHDDGTFDLSNMLGVANSQRVAVNGYYNNEDIGLNIGLNASVEMPLEKIGMKDEVAAGWKAELDKVSWYNDRFSGNYEPLYGIESGMEVAVTPTVAYTLDDMTFTAYGDLYYKNYKVEDGSSYIGEKYGCSDSEFAFKRAGLTFNWKNIGDVVKALDVNYGYDDSNGARMFNTLVGQVTLPMSMKASVAFGLRTVKSTEDGKKFVEKENNPFAFAVGFSKQFTKLAKPTFYTQFCYNMDPYKHFGDGQDQLNLDRANVNGSHEKEGVGCIDPVDWYDGRGAFRVGIRWDI from the coding sequence ATGAAAAAAATTATTGCTTTCATCTCAACTTTACTGGTGCTTTCAGCAGCTGTTTTCGCTGACGTATCTGTAAAGAAGCGTGACGACGGTAAGGTAGAAGTAACATTCTTCTACGGAAACCCTCGTGCTACAGAAGTTCTTCTTGCCGGAGATTTTAATAACTGGCAGGATGGCGCAGAAGCCATGACAAAGACCGACAAGGGCTTTACAATGACAAAAGTAGTTCCGGCCGGAACTATCATGAAGTATAAGTTCATTTCTGACGGAAACTGGACAGCAGACCTTAAAGCACCCGATACTGTAGATGACGGATTCGGCGGAAAGAACGGTCTCGTAGACGTAGACACACTCGTTGCAGCACAGGGTGGCGGAGACAGCGGAGCAAAGAAGTCCGGAATTAAATTCATTTCTTGGACAATGCTCGGAACCCAGTCAAACTTCAAGACACAGGGTGCTGTAGACAAGACAAAGAAGGGGTTTGATTTTGACAGCCAGTCTGTTGGTCTCAAGTCTTACAATAAACTTACAGGAAACGCACTCCCCGGAGTTCCTTTCTATGTAGAAATCGCCCTTGCAGAGCGCGAAATTGAAGACTATACAGGAGAAAAGAAAGTAACATATGTTGCAAAGAAGACTGATTCCAATGACTGGGAAATTGACCCTGTAGACGGACTCAAGCAGCTTGGTTCTGACCTTCTCAGCAGCCCTGTAGCTTATCTTGCAAATGCAACAGACAATTCCAACAGTGGAGCTAAAGGACCCGGAACAAACCCGTTCCTTGGACACCTTAAGTTTGGTTTTGACACTGCATGGGTAAAGTATTACACAGGATTCAACTATGCAAAGATGGAAGTTCGCCAGCCGGTTATCTGGAAGACAGTCGACGGTAACTGGGATGCAGGTTACAACCACGTTGGTGGATTTGCATCATTCAGCACAGGCGACAAAATCAATAATCTTTTTGCAGACTCTGGTGTAACTCTTGATGCAGGTTTCATTCCCAACAAGACAGCAGACCGCAAGGGAACAAAATACGGATACATCGGATGGCTCGGTGCTTCTATGCTCAACGGAGACGTTGTAGTAGACCTCCAGTCAAACGGTGCTTATGACGGAACACTCATTTTTGATGACCCGGTAGAACATGACTTTATCGTTGGTGCAAAGGCAAAGTTTGCAGACCTTGGACTTAAGGTTGCAGCACAGGCTCTTTTTGCAACACACCAGAAGTCAAGTGCAGATCTCGAGGCAGACGGAGCTTCCAGCGTTGCTGACTGGTCAGGATATTCAACAGATATCTGGTACCGCAATACAGAAAACGGACTCCAGAACCTTGCAGGAAACGTACAGCTTTCTTACGAGGACAGCGACAAGGTTTGGGGAGCAGGAGTTGAATACCGCATGCGCGGAGCACAGGCTTCTCTTCTCTATGTTCGCCAGAACCATGACGACGGAACCTTTGACCTTAGCAACATGCTTGGTGTAGCAAACAGCCAGCGCGTTGCAGTCAACGGATACTACAACAACGAAGACATTGGTCTTAACATTGGACTTAACGCTTCTGTAGAAATGCCACTCGAAAAGATTGGTATGAAAGACGAAGTTGCAGCAGGCTGGAAAGCAGAACTTGATAAGGTAAGTTGGTACAACGACCGCTTTAGTGGAAACTACGAACCGCTCTACGGAATCGAAAGCGGAATGGAAGTTGCAGTTACACCGACTGTTGCTTACACTCTTGATGACATGACATTCACAGCTTACGGAGACCTTTATTACAAGAACTACAAAGTAGAAGACGGATCTTCTTACATTGGCGAGAAGTACGGCTGCTCTGACAGCGAATTTGCTTTCAAGCGCGCAGGTCTTACATTCAACTGGAAAAACATTGGAGACGTAGTAAAGGCTCTTGATGTTAACTACGGTTACGATGACTCTAACGGAGCACGCATGTTCAACACATTGGTTGGACAGGTTACACTTCCTATGAGCATGAAGGCAAGCGTAGCATTCGGTCTTCGCACAGTTAAGTCTACAGAAGACGGAAAAAAATTCGTAGAAAAAGAGAACAACCCGTTTGCATTTGCAGTCGGATTCTCAAAGCAGTTTACAAAACTTGCAAAGCCAACTTTCTACACACAGTTCTGCTACAACATGGACCCGTACAAGCACTTTGGCGACGGACAGGATCAGCTTAACCTTGACCGCGCTAACGTAAACGGAAGTCACGAGAAGGAAGGTGTAGGATGCATTGACCCGGTAGACTGGTATGACGGACGCGGAGCATTCCGTGTAGGTATCCGCTGGGATATCTAA
- a CDS encoding alpha-amylase family glycosyl hydrolase: protein MKTFKKLVLLCCASIFLFAGCSVIHNEKDGSLQNYNASVSRSVLEQSSDDYQKDVIYFLFVDRFSDGDSTNNAGLNPAQYDSTKTNWKKYWGGDLQGVNNKLDYLKNLGINSIWVTPLVEAIDTPTNAGDSPYHGYWGKNYFNIDEHWGTWNDFDNLVSKMHSSPYNMKLILDYAPNHSNPNDEAEYGSLYKTNYNTSGEIISTDKLTDYLTDTSGSWYHRLGGIGDTEWDDPYYCRYKNLFNLSDFNQDNSATYSYLADALEFWLNRGVDGVRLDAVKHMNTSFTTSLVSDMKTRTGRDIFFFGEWMDAGAWATGLNTEGQYFANNSGCSLLDFGYRSTIESVLKNSATMRTLAAYLSDRESYWSNPLKQVVFLDNHDMPRINTVLRNSAGMSESYAAARTDLGLAITMTIRGVPCIYYGTEQYTANFTTNSFGQVGSDPYNREMMPSFNTETRACNIIRSLSNLRQTNTALQKGSYTEKWVDDNIIAYERKNGSDVVVVVANKGSYRNQSISNLSLPDGVYTDVLGGDSVTVTGGTASFELSENEVVILATTSALNEMTVYFYNNSITNWSAVNCYYWNLNGHTSTPVAWPGNSMQSDSDGWYSFTIPNAANASLIFNNSGSSQTVDLSRTGNGWFVPSGFENGKITGTWYDTNPYSASSGTLNITFKAGSSSENVSFPGDANGWSLTENVISVGSGETKTLSVSNCINSSSIALGDDSSKLELKIVTNSSWDNQWSFGSWSKSENITLTDNNRQIAITCMPGDSVNLTIDVSALSLSAEVIASN from the coding sequence ATGAAAACTTTTAAGAAACTTGTTCTTCTTTGTTGTGCTAGTATTTTTCTTTTTGCTGGATGTTCTGTAATTCATAATGAAAAGGATGGGAGTTTACAGAATTATAATGCTTCGGTTTCAAGATCTGTTCTTGAACAGTCTTCAGATGATTATCAGAAAGATGTAATTTATTTTTTATTTGTAGACAGATTTTCTGATGGTGACAGTACAAACAATGCCGGTTTGAATCCTGCTCAGTATGATTCAACAAAAACAAACTGGAAAAAATATTGGGGTGGAGATCTTCAGGGAGTTAATAATAAGCTTGATTACCTTAAAAATCTTGGTATCAATTCAATTTGGGTAACTCCTCTGGTAGAAGCAATCGATACGCCCACTAATGCTGGTGACTCTCCATATCACGGTTATTGGGGAAAAAATTATTTTAATATAGACGAACACTGGGGAACATGGAATGATTTTGACAACCTTGTTTCAAAAATGCATTCTTCTCCTTACAATATGAAACTGATTTTGGACTATGCTCCAAACCATTCCAATCCAAATGATGAAGCTGAATACGGCAGTCTGTATAAAACGAATTATAATACGTCAGGAGAAATAATAAGTACAGATAAACTGACTGATTATCTTACAGATACGTCAGGTTCCTGGTATCACAGACTTGGCGGAATTGGTGATACAGAATGGGATGATCCATATTATTGTCGTTATAAAAATCTTTTTAATTTGTCAGATTTTAATCAGGATAATTCTGCTACTTACAGCTATCTTGCAGATGCACTCGAATTCTGGCTTAACAGAGGTGTAGACGGTGTAAGACTTGATGCCGTAAAGCACATGAACACTTCATTCACAACTTCTCTTGTAAGCGATATGAAAACAAGAACCGGCAGAGATATATTCTTTTTTGGAGAATGGATGGATGCCGGTGCCTGGGCTACAGGACTTAATACAGAAGGGCAGTATTTTGCGAATAATTCAGGCTGCAGTCTTCTTGATTTCGGGTACCGTTCAACAATAGAAAGTGTTTTGAAAAATTCCGCAACCATGAGAACTTTGGCTGCATATCTTTCTGACCGTGAATCTTACTGGAGCAATCCTCTTAAACAGGTTGTATTTCTCGATAATCATGATATGCCAAGAATCAATACTGTTCTAAGAAATAGCGCCGGTATGAGCGAAAGTTATGCTGCCGCACGTACAGATCTTGGACTTGCAATAACTATGACAATTAGAGGAGTTCCTTGTATTTATTATGGAACGGAACAATATACAGCTAATTTTACTACTAATTCTTTTGGACAAGTTGGAAGTGATCCTTACAATAGAGAAATGATGCCTTCTTTTAATACAGAAACTAGAGCATGTAATATTATTCGTTCTCTTTCTAATTTAAGGCAGACAAATACAGCTTTGCAAAAGGGTTCTTATACAGAAAAATGGGTTGATGATAATATTATCGCTTACGAAAGAAAGAACGGTTCTGATGTTGTAGTTGTTGTAGCAAATAAAGGTTCGTATAGAAATCAATCTATTTCAAATCTAAGTCTTCCTGACGGAGTTTACACAGATGTCCTTGGAGGAGATTCAGTAACAGTTACAGGCGGAACAGCTTCTTTTGAACTTTCTGAAAATGAAGTGGTGATTCTTGCAACAACTTCGGCCTTAAATGAAATGACGGTTTACTTCTATAATAATTCGATTACAAACTGGTCTGCCGTAAACTGTTATTACTGGAATTTGAATGGTCACACGTCAACGCCTGTTGCATGGCCAGGAAATTCAATGCAGTCAGATTCTGACGGCTGGTATTCTTTTACAATACCGAATGCTGCAAATGCAAGTCTGATTTTCAACAACTCAGGTTCATCACAGACAGTAGATCTTTCCAGAACCGGTAACGGATGGTTTGTTCCTTCAGGTTTTGAAAATGGTAAAATAACCGGAACTTGGTATGACACGAATCCTTATTCTGCTTCTTCAGGAACTTTAAATATAACATTTAAGGCCGGCAGTTCTTCAGAGAATGTAAGTTTTCCCGGTGATGCAAACGGATGGTCTCTTACAGAAAATGTTATTTCCGTGGGTTCGGGAGAGACAAAAACACTTTCAGTAAGTAACTGTATAAACTCTTCTTCAATTGCATTGGGTGATGATTCTTCTAAACTTGAATTAAAAATTGTTACGAATTCAAGTTGGGATAATCAGTGGTCTTTTGGTAGTTGGAGTAAATCGGAGAATATAACTTTGACGGATAATAACAGACAGATAGCCATCACCTGTATGCCTGGAGATTCTGTTAATTTAACAATTGATGTTTCAGCACTTTCATTAAGTGCTGAAGTTATTGCAAGTAATTGA